The following DNA comes from Betaproteobacteria bacterium.
CTTTACTGGGGTAGCCAGCTTCACTCGACGTACACGCCCGAAGGCTGTTGCTATCTGCGTGTCACCGGGACCGATCTCGAGCAGCGCCCGCGCGTGCGCATCGATCAGAATACCGGCAAGGTCATGGTCTGAGCGGCCCGCGCACCGGATGGGCGCGACGAGGGGATCGGGATGGCAAAAGTAGTGGTGAGGAAAAGCGAGGCCGAGGGCTTTTACACCGGCACGGCCGGCGACTTCAAAATCGAGATCGAGCGGGGCGAGATCCGTTCGCCGCGTTCGATCGATCTCGTGCTGTTGGGCTTGGGGAGCTGCACGATCGCGACGATCGCGCATTACCTCCGGCGAAAAGGTCTGCCGGCCGACGCCGTCGATGTCGAGCTCGCCGCCCACTTCGACGAGAAGACGGGCGCGTACGGGGACTTCAGCGTGCGGCTGCACGTGGTGGACAGCATCCCGCCGGAGACGCGCAAGGTGATCGCCGGCATTGCGAAGACCTGCCGCATCCACCGCACGCTCGAAAGCGCCCTGCGTATCAGCACCGAGCTTGCGGAGCCGTCGGCGGCGCCGGGCGCGCCATCGATTTGAACGCCAAGACCAGCCATTCAAGCGTCAAGCAGCACGCCTCACGCAGCCGGCGTCGTACAGGAATGCAAGCCGAGGAGGGCAGGATGGCCGGGGCAGCAGTCGCAGCAGTCGTCGCCGCACTCGCAATCACGGCGACGCCCAATGCGCACGCGCAGAAGGCGCCAGGCGCCTATTCGTACCCGACCAGACCGATCCGGCTCGTCGTTCCCACGGCGGCGGGCGGCGGTGTCGACACGGCCGCCCGCATCGTCGGTCACGCCCTGACCGAGCGCTGGAGCCAGCAGGTGGTGGTGGACAACCGCGCGGGCGGCTCCGGCATCATCGGCTCCGAGATCGTGTCGCACGCGGCGAGCGACGGCTACACGCTGCTCATCGCGCCGACCACGTTCAGCACGAGCAAGAGCCTCTTTCGAAAGCTTCCGTACGATCCGCTGCGGGACTTCAGGCCGATATCGCTGGTTTCGAACGAGCCGAACGTGCTGGTCACGCCCCCGGCGCTTCCGGTGGCATCGGTTTCGGACCTGGTTGCCCTCGGCAGACGCGAGCCGCGGCGGCTCAACTACGGTTTCGGCGGCATCGGTAGCACGGCGAGTCTCTGCGGGGCGCTGTTCAGGCTCAAGACGGGCATTTCGATGACGGCTGTATCTTACAAGGGCAATGGCCCGGCCGTGAATGCCCTCGTCGCCGGCGAGACGCAGGTCATGTTCGTGGGGCTGCCGCCGACACTCTCGCTCATCAAGAGCGGCAAGCTGCGGGGGCTCGCAGTCACGTCCTCGCAGCGCTCGGTATTTCTGCCGGAGACGCCGACGATCGCCGAAGGCGGGGTGCCCGATTTCGAGGTGACCAACTGGATCGGAATACTGGCGCCGTCGAGAACACCTCAGCCGATCGTGCAGAAGCTGAACGGCGAGATCGTGCGGATACTGGCGACACCCGCGGTAAAAGAGCGCTTTTCATCGCACGGCGTGGTACCCCACAGCACGACGCCCGAAGAGTTCGGGCGCTTTCTCGCGCGGGAATTCGCACGCTGGGAGCATGTGATCAAGGCGTCCGGCATCACGCCGAATTGAGACGATCGAAAGGCACTGGCATGGCGAGTGAAACCAGCATCTACTCCGATGCACGCGCGAGCGCGCTTGTCGATCCGGCATGGGTCGCGGCGCACGTCCACAACCCCGAGGTTTGTCTCGTCGAGATCGCGGGGCTCGGACAGGAAGACCTGCGGGCCTACAAAGCGGGCCACGTGCCGGGCGCGTACGGCTGGAAATGGCTCGAGACACTGTGGGACGCGAATGCGAGGGACTTTCCGGCGCCGCAGGACTTCGCGCGTCGCCTCGGCGCGGCGGGCATCGGCAACGACACGACGGTCGTTTTCTACGGCGAAGGCGTGCAATTCGGGATCTATGCCTGGTGGGTGTTTCGGTACTGCGGACACGAGAACGTGCGCGTGCTCGACGGCGCACGCGCCCGCTGGAGGGCCGAGGGCCGGCCGCTCGCGATCGAAACGCCGCCCGTGCGGCCGGCACGCGAATACAGACCGAGCGCTCGAATCGAGCGCATGCGCGTGTTGCGCGACGAGGTGCTGCAGGCGCTCGGAAAAGAGAGGACACTGTTGCTCGATGGACGCTCGCCGGAGGAATACCGCGGCGAGCGCGTCGGCGGCCCCGGCGGCCCCGATGTGGGCGCCATGCGCTACGGGCGGATACCCGGTGCCCGTCATCTCCATTTCGAGGACCTCCTGACCGCGGACCGGAGCTTCAAGCCGCGCACGGACCTGCGGGCGCTGATGGATGGCGAGGGCGTCACCCCTGACCGGGACATAATCGCCTACTGCCGGCTGAGCCACCGCGCGACCGTCCTTTATTTCGCCCTGACGCAGCTCCTCGGCCTCGACAATGTGCGCGTCTACGACGGTTCCTGGACAGAATGGGGAAACCTCGTCGGCGTTCCGATCGAGCGATGAGCGCCCGCCAGGCGCGTTCGTCACGTGTCTTACTGCGAGGCGACTACGTCGTCTCATCCGATCGCGGCCGGCTTTGCTCACTGAAAATGCGCGTCGCGTACGGGTAGGAGGGATTCATGAGCACGATTTTACGGCGGAGCAAGAACGTGCGGTCTTTCGCCGTATCGAGTATTGCCCTTGCCGCGCTGGTTCTGGCGGCCGGCGCTGACTGGGCCTTCAGCGCATCGTATCCCGCGCGACCCGTTCGCATCATCACCACCTCGCTTCCGGGCAGTGCGACCGACGTGCCCGCGCGCGCGGTTGCCGATCGCCTGACCCAGCTGTGGGGACAACAATTCGTGGTCGACAACCGTCCCGGCGCGGGCGGACGGATCGCGGTGGAACTCGCGTCAAAGGCTACTCCGGACGGCCATACGCTTCTGCTGACTAGCGACGGGCCGATGGCGATCGGCCCGGCGATCAAGCGCAGGCTGCCGTACGACCCCCTGAGCGATTTCGCGCCGGTGGCATTCGCGGATTTCAACAATTACATCCTGGTGGTGAATCCGGCGCTGACCGCTCACTCGGTTGCCGAACTGGTGAATCTCGCCAGGAGCAGGCCCGGCGCTCTGCGTTACGGTTCGGCGGGGCTGGGCAGCCCAAATCACATGGGCATGGAGCTTTTCAAGCTCAAGGCGGGAATCGATGTGGTTCATGTCCCCTACAAGGGCGGACCCGCGGCCACCATCGACCTCCTCGCCGGTCGGATCGAGCTCGCCATGCTCGGACCGCCGGCAATCCCGCATGTCAAAGCCGGTAGGCTGCGGGCCATCGCGGTTCCGGGCGCGAGACGATCGGAGCTGATGCCCGAGCTGCCGACGATCGCAGACACTGTCCCTGGCGTGGATGTTCGCACGTGGGGGGCGTTCTTCGCTCCGGCGGGCACGCCGGAGCCGATACTGAGCAAATTGCATCGGGAGATCACGCGCGTGCTGAGCCTGCCCGAGACAAGGAAGCTTTTCGCCGCGCACGGGCTCAGCGTGGAAGCGATGACGCGCGAGGAGCTGTGGGAGCTGCTGAAGGCCGACATGCGCAAGCACGCCGAGGTCGTCAGAACGCTGAAATTGCCGCTGCTCGACTGAGTGCGCGGTTTCGGCGTTGCGCGCTTTTTGTCGGGCATCAAGCAACGCGCCGCCGCTGCGTTACGCGAGATGTCGACCCAGTCAGCGCGCAGGTATCCGCCGTCCCGACGGTAAAAGCCCCGGCCGCCTTCCCACGTACAGTCCGACTCCGCTGCATCGCACTTCGCAAGATCGGACTCAGCCACCTGATTTGACGCGGTTCGAACGGATGCGGCGATCCACTTCGATGAAACACTCAGACTCGGACCTGCCCTAGGGCCTTCATGGGGAGCATCATGACCACGATGAAAATGGATCAGAACAAGCGCTCGTTCCTTTTATATCAGCCGCGGTAGCACCAGTAAGTATCAAGTGTGGACGTCTTCCGCATGAATAGCGATGCCAACGGCTATTCCCGCCCTGAGCGCATCAGCACCCTCGATATTGGAGTTGCCCGTCGTACTCATGGAGATCTTATGGACGCGATCGAACTTCTACTGGGCCGGACCTCTGCACTTAAACTTCAAGAACCTGGTCCGTCGCAGACAGACCTTGAAATCATCTTCAAAAGTGCGTTGCGTGCTCCCGATCATGGAAGGCGCCGACCATGGCGTTTCATCGTGATAAAGGAAGACAAGCGTGAGCGATTTGGGGAATTATTGAGCCTTCCATAATTCATGACATTACCAAAGCGTAGCCTGCATCCAGCAGGCGGATTGAGATCGGGTGCGTAGGGCGGCAGGAACGCAATCTGGATGTGTCCGTTCAGGCTGTCCAGATACTCGCGCACGAGGCGGCTGCGATGTGCCCGCAAACCATCCCAGATCACCAGCAGTGGATGCTTCAAGTGCGCCTTGAGCGCTTTGAGAAACTCGACGATCTGTTCCTTCTTGATGCTGCCTTCGTGCAGCCGGAACAGGCAGTTGGTACGTGTAAGGCCGGCAACCACAGAAATGTGGTTCCAGTTGAAATGAAACTGAGTGACAGGGGAGACTGTCCCCGATGAACGCGACCCCGCGAAGATCCTTGATGGTGTCGTATGGAAGCGTGCGGTAAACGCTCGGATTGACCGCATGGCCCACCGGCACGATCATGAACGTATATCCGTCCGGGGTCGCCCGTGCGGTCATCTCGGTCCCGATGATCGTATTGGCGCCAGGGCGGTTGTCGATCACGACCTGCGCCCCGAGACGCTCTGCCAGTCGCGTCCCCAACAGCCGGGCAAGGAGGTCGTTGAGGCCTCCCGGGGGAAACGGAACGATCAAGCGCAGCGGTTTGGTTGGGAAATCGTTCGCCAGCGCGCCCCGATGCTCCGGAACGATACCGAACACACCGACCACGATCGCTGCGGCACATCCTACAAGCGGCTTCAGAGACATTTGAACACCGCTCCTGTCAATCTGCGTACGAGTAGACCACTGACCCGGACCGTCGCGCCGCCGAAATCGAGACGGGCGAACGACGGGCGTTCTACCTTCGGTCGCTTCGGACGCCACCATCTGTACCGATAGTGCAAGAACACTCTGACCCCTCGCTCAGTGCCTGACAATCGCATTCGGGTGGCGCTTGCATACGATTCCAAGTCAAGCATAAGTCTGAACGGAGAAACGGAGTGTCTTCCTGCAGTGTTCAGCCGTCTGTATTCGATCGGTTACCCGAGGCCACTTGGTAAGCGCGGGCTTCAAAGTGCACTTGGCCAACACCGCTGCAATCAGGAAGTACGATGGGCTCAAACACAGCGGCGACGAAACCGATGCCCGTTACCTGGCCCACCTGCTGCGACTGGGGATACTACCCACCGGAACCATCCTGCCGCCGGAACACCGCGCCGTGCGCGATCTGGCCAGGAAGCGCATGCAACTGGTGCGCAGTCGCACCGCGCACATCCTCGCCGTCGAGAACATCACCGCGCGCCAGCATGGCAGGCGCATCAGCAGCAATCAGGTCAGGCGTCTGACGCCCGAAACGCTCGATCAGATGTCACTGTCGCACGATGTGGCGCTGGCGATCAAAGCCAACGTAGCGGTCATCACGACGCTTTGCGCGCAAATCGATCTGCTTGAAAAGCGCCTTCAACAATGCGTGGCGGCGCGAGCGGAGTATGGACTGCTCACCAGCGTACCGGGCATCGGCGAAGTGCTGGCCACCATGATCCTGCTGGAAACGGGGCCGATCGAGCGTTTCGCCGCCGCCGGGAACTTCGCCTCCTACGCGCGCTGCGTCGATAGTGCGCACACCAGCAACAGCAAGAAAAAGGGGGAAGGGAACACCAAGAACGGCAACAAATATCTCGCCTGGGCCTTCGTCGAGGCGGCCAACTTTGCGCTGCGCTACTGTGCCGAGGCGAAGCGGTTTTACGAGCGCAAGAAGGCCAAGACAAACAACGTCGTGGCGATCAAGGCGCTGGCGCACAAGCTGGCACGGGCGTGCTTCCACATTCTGAAGGAGCGCAAACCGTTTGACGTGAGGCGCTGCTTCGCTTGAGTTTCGACGCTGACCGGCAAGCCCGAAGTTGGGGACTGGAGCAACAGCCACTTGGTCTGATTGGGATGGCGTGTCAGCGTCACCGGTTTGCAGTGAAAGCGGATCGCACGCAACGTGAGCCAGCAAGGATTGGCGCCGAGGCTTCGGCAGCCACGGGTCTGTGATGAACCCATTGGACGCGGTTGCGGCACCAACGTTCTTCTGGGGCGGCGAAGCCGCCAGGGCGACAGGCAGCGTCATCGCCGCTCGCTTGATCCTGATGGGTGTCTGGCGCGATTCGTCGCAGCCCATGAAGTGAAGAAACGGGCGTGATCGGCAACTGCAATCGGAGTATGGAAAGATTGAAAACCGGCGGCTCACGCCGCCATGGAATCGCTTGCTCGCTTGACACAGAGCCGGCTAATGGGTGTCCCCGTTTTGCCTCTTAGGCCGCCACCTTCTTGCCGGACACTTCGTGCTTGGCGGCGTCGGCTGCAGCCGCCTTGTCCGCCTTCTGAAAGTGCGCTTCGGTGAAACCGTAGAGGGTCGCGCCGCCCATGAAGATCTTCGCCGCAGTTTCGCGCGAACAGCTCTTCAACACGTTGCTCGATACGTTCGGGAAGTTCGAGTCGAAGTGCGGATAGTCGCTGGAGACGCACATCCGATCGGCGCCGATCAGCCCGGCGGTCGCTTCGATCTCCGGCTCGCTGCCCTCGACCGCGGCCCAGCAGTTGCGCTGGAAGTACTCCTTGGGCGTCAAGGTGAGATACGGCGCGTGCGAGTCGCGGTACTGTGGGTAGTCCCACTCGATACGCGACAACAGCCCTGGCACCCAGGAATTCTGCGCCTCGAGGAAGCCGACCCGCAGCTTCGGATGGAACTCGAACACGCCGCCGATGATCATGGCGATCAGCGCCTGCTGCATCTCGATCCAGTGGCTCGCGACGTGGCGATAGAAGCGGTTCTCGCCGTAGAGCACGTTCATGTGCGAGTTCCACGCGCCCGTGCCCTCGTGGAAGCCCCAGGTCACGTCCAGATCTTCATGCATGCTGTAGAGCGGATCCCAGTAGTTCGAGTGCCAGTAGTGGCCATTCACGAGGTTTGGCCGGATGAACGAGCCGACCGCACCCAGCTCGCGCACGCAGCGCAGCAGTTCCTTGCAGGCAAGGTTCACGTCGTGCACCGGCAGCATCGCGGCGAATTTCAGGCGCTCCGGGCTGTAGCTCGCGTGTTCGTGCGCCCAGTTGTTGTACGCCTGGCACAGCGCTAGCGACAACTGCGGATCGAGGTTGTCGCGTGCGATCAGGCTCAAGCCCAGCGTCGGAAACATCACCGCGATGTCGATTCCTTCCATGGCCATCGCCATCACCTGCGCTTCGCCGTTGTAGTTGCGCTCGATAGCGAAGTCGAGGCGGTCGCTGCCTTGCAGTCGAGAGCCGGACAGCGCCTGCGTGGTGAACTTCGGCAGCGGGCCGGGGCGGTGGCGCTTACGGTACTGCTGCATCTGCGGATCTTGCGAGGTCGGCAGGCCGTCGATGTAGATCGTCCCGCGCTTAATTTCGCCGTCGGCACCCACCGGCAAAATGACCCGGTCATGAAACCGGGCATCCAGGTACCGGCGCAACAGATCCGGGGGCTCCATCACATGCATGTCGCAATCTACGAACCGAAGACCGTCTTTCATCACTACCCCTCCTCGCTGAATGTGATCAAACTGCGCAGACGCTACGCCGCGTCGGTTCGGGTGTCAATCCCATGTGGACATCCCATGTGGACATCCCATGTGGACGAGATCCCATGTGGACGAGATCCGCGTCGCAGGAGATCGCAACTCGGCGCGCTTCAGATCACAAATTTTTCGAAGCGTTTACGGCGACTGCCACTTCCACCACGTGGTCATCCGCCTCATCTGGCAGGTTCGGGCGCCAAGCGAAAAACGCCGCCGCCCGGAGGCAACCGCTCACAAAACCGTCGAACACCACCTTCCATTCTACGGCGACCCGAAGCTGCCGATCGATCCCCTCCGAACCGAACTTGTACTGCAGCTGGGTCTAACCGGTTCTTGACCCTTTGGCCTCGAGCATGCCCATCAGCTCCGGGTCCACCTTCGACAGGTTTTCCGGATCGTCCAGCCCCAATGCAATGTTGAGGCGGTTGCTGAAGTTGCGGTACGCCACCGATGCGATGATGTCCAGGATGTTCTCATCGGTGAATCCGACCGCCCTCAATCGCTCGATGTCCCCTTTACATAACAGTTCCGGAGCATCGTTGATCTTTTCGGCAAAGGCCAGCATTGCCTTGTCCTGCTCATCCAGACGGGATGCCTCGTAGTCCTTGCCTATCTGAACGACATCCTGCTTTTCCAGATCGGAAACCTGACGGAGCAACGCTCCGTGATTCATCACTCATCCGGTGCAGCCGCCCGCGGTGGCCCCGAAGAAGTTCAAGAGCTCTTCCCTTCGTCTGCCGAGGGTGGTCACGCCACCGGTGGTGGCATTGCGAAGCGTCTCTCTTCCCCTCAGGACCTCGGGGCGGATCGCAAGAACACGGTGCAGTTTGGGCACCGATCCATTCCTGCTTTCGTATTGATCGAACACCTCCTTGACGTAACCCTTCGCCTCTTCATCGTTTACTGATCTGAGCCACAACATGTGCGCTTCCTCCAGCCGGGTTATCGGTACGACGACTTGCGTGTTTGCATGACGCGACATCGCGCTCGTGATTCGGCCTGGATCCTTGAGCGCAGACGTTCGCACCGCAGTCGTTCGCACCCTAGGCCCATCGCTGGCCGCCCGCATACGATCGCTTCGAATTGGCCGCTATCGAGGCGCCGCGCG
Coding sequences within:
- a CDS encoding tripartite tricarboxylate transporter substrate binding protein encodes the protein MQAEEGRMAGAAVAAVVAALAITATPNAHAQKAPGAYSYPTRPIRLVVPTAAGGGVDTAARIVGHALTERWSQQVVVDNRAGGSGIIGSEIVSHAASDGYTLLIAPTTFSTSKSLFRKLPYDPLRDFRPISLVSNEPNVLVTPPALPVASVSDLVALGRREPRRLNYGFGGIGSTASLCGALFRLKTGISMTAVSYKGNGPAVNALVAGETQVMFVGLPPTLSLIKSGKLRGLAVTSSQRSVFLPETPTIAEGGVPDFEVTNWIGILAPSRTPQPIVQKLNGEIVRILATPAVKERFSSHGVVPHSTTPEEFGRFLAREFARWEHVIKASGITPN
- a CDS encoding sulfurtransferase, which translates into the protein MASETSIYSDARASALVDPAWVAAHVHNPEVCLVEIAGLGQEDLRAYKAGHVPGAYGWKWLETLWDANARDFPAPQDFARRLGAAGIGNDTTVVFYGEGVQFGIYAWWVFRYCGHENVRVLDGARARWRAEGRPLAIETPPVRPAREYRPSARIERMRVLRDEVLQALGKERTLLLDGRSPEEYRGERVGGPGGPDVGAMRYGRIPGARHLHFEDLLTADRSFKPRTDLRALMDGEGVTPDRDIIAYCRLSHRATVLYFALTQLLGLDNVRVYDGSWTEWGNLVGVPIER
- a CDS encoding tripartite tricarboxylate transporter substrate binding protein, which produces MSTILRRSKNVRSFAVSSIALAALVLAAGADWAFSASYPARPVRIITTSLPGSATDVPARAVADRLTQLWGQQFVVDNRPGAGGRIAVELASKATPDGHTLLLTSDGPMAIGPAIKRRLPYDPLSDFAPVAFADFNNYILVVNPALTAHSVAELVNLARSRPGALRYGSAGLGSPNHMGMELFKLKAGIDVVHVPYKGGPAATIDLLAGRIELAMLGPPAIPHVKAGRLRAIAVPGARRSELMPELPTIADTVPGVDVRTWGAFFAPAGTPEPILSKLHREITRVLSLPETRKLFAAHGLSVEAMTREELWELLKADMRKHAEVVRTLKLPLLD
- a CDS encoding IS110 family transposase, with amino-acid sequence MVSAGFKVHLANTAAIRKYDGLKHSGDETDARYLAHLLRLGILPTGTILPPEHRAVRDLARKRMQLVRSRTAHILAVENITARQHGRRISSNQVRRLTPETLDQMSLSHDVALAIKANVAVITTLCAQIDLLEKRLQQCVAARAEYGLLTSVPGIGEVLATMILLETGPIERFAAAGNFASYARCVDSAHTSNSKKKGEGNTKNGNKYLAWAFVEAANFALRYCAEAKRFYERKKAKTNNVVAIKALAHKLARACFHILKERKPFDVRRCFA
- a CDS encoding amidohydrolase family protein — encoded protein: MKDGLRFVDCDMHVMEPPDLLRRYLDARFHDRVILPVGADGEIKRGTIYIDGLPTSQDPQMQQYRKRHRPGPLPKFTTQALSGSRLQGSDRLDFAIERNYNGEAQVMAMAMEGIDIAVMFPTLGLSLIARDNLDPQLSLALCQAYNNWAHEHASYSPERLKFAAMLPVHDVNLACKELLRCVRELGAVGSFIRPNLVNGHYWHSNYWDPLYSMHEDLDVTWGFHEGTGAWNSHMNVLYGENRFYRHVASHWIEMQQALIAMIIGGVFEFHPKLRVGFLEAQNSWVPGLLSRIEWDYPQYRDSHAPYLTLTPKEYFQRNCWAAVEGSEPEIEATAGLIGADRMCVSSDYPHFDSNFPNVSSNVLKSCSRETAAKIFMGGATLYGFTEAHFQKADKAAAADAAKHEVSGKKVAA